Proteins encoded within one genomic window of Argiope bruennichi chromosome 7, qqArgBrue1.1, whole genome shotgun sequence:
- the LOC129975757 gene encoding gastrula zinc finger protein XlCGF8.2DB-like has translation MNGMQTAHDLNRMYRESSWQSDMVISNHSKQQNAVPGALHDSEMQHVPTAKEHHVCDVCGKIFLKRSYLYQHSHVHKTERPHSCDVCGKTFKTKSYLYQHLRTHKNERPHSCDICNKSFTVKKSLINHLLIHTKEKAHACEICMKRFSMKKGLKRHLVTHGNTKSHVCVICKRTFAVRSNLKRHFLTHTKERPHACDICGKGFCLPSELRRHFVIHTNEQPFVCVTCNKAFSRKSSLDRHVRTHTKEKPHVCETCGKDFIGKYEWREHCLSHIDKKPFKCNLCEKSYGSKSRLRTHMRIHSKTNNCTSDMQ, from the coding sequence ATGAATGGTATGCAAACAGCACATGATCTCAATAGGATGTACAGAGAATCATCTTGGCAAAGTGATATGGTAATATCGAATCATTCAAAACAACAAAATGCTGTACCAGGTGCATTACATGACAGCGAGATGCAGCATGTTCCTACAGCTAAAGAGCATCATGTATGTGATGTAtgtggaaaaatatttctgaaaagaagtTACTTATATCAACACTCGCATGTTCATAAAACTGAAAGACCTCATTCTTGTGATGTATGTGGAAAAACATTTAAGACCAAAAGTTACTTATATCAACACTTGCGTACTCATAAAAATGAAAGACCTCATTCTTGTGATATATGCAACAAATCCTTCACTGTGAAGAAATCATTGATAAATCATTTACTTATACATACAAAAGAGAAAGCTCACGCGTGTGAAATCTGTATGAAAAGATTTTCCATGAAGAAGGGATTAAAGAGACATTTGGTTACCCACGGAAACACGAAATCCCATGTTTGTGTTATATGTAAGAGAACGTTTGCTGTTAGAAGCAATCTAAAAAGACATTTCCTTACTCATACGAAAGAGAGACCTCATGCCTGTGATATATGTGGAAAAGGATTCTGCCTACCTAGTGAATTAAGGAGGCATTTTGTGATTCATACAAATGAGCAACCTTTTGTTTGTGTGACATGCAACAAAGCATTTAGTCGCAAATCTAGTTTGGATAGGCACGTGCGTACTCATACAAAAGAGAAACCACATGTCTGCGAGACTTGTGGAAAAGACTTTATAGGAAAATATGAATGGCGAGAACATTGTCTTTCTCATATTGATAAAAAGCCTTTTAAATGCAACTTATGTGAAAAATCTTACGGAAGCAAAAGTCGATTGAGAACTCATATGCGGATTCATTCGAAAACGAATAATTGCACATcagatatgcaataa